Proteins found in one Odocoileus virginianus isolate 20LAN1187 ecotype Illinois chromosome 10, Ovbor_1.2, whole genome shotgun sequence genomic segment:
- the LOC139037202 gene encoding nuclear receptor subfamily 1 group D member 2 yields the protein MEVNAGGVIAYISSSSSASSPASCHSEGSENSFQSTSSSVPSSPNSTNSDSNGNPKNGDLSNIEGILKNDRIDCSMKTSKSSAPGLTKSHSGVTKFSGMVLLCKVCGDVASGFHYGVHACEGCKGFFRRSIQQNIQYKKCLKNENCSIMRMNRNRCQQCRFKKCLSVGMSRDAVRFGRIPKREKQRMLIEMQSAMRTMMDSQLSGRLHSDPLADHHEQIALPAQEQPRPKPQLEPDNSKSSSPSSDFAKEEVIGMVTRAHKDTFMYNQEPRESSAETSAPPRERLPKNLEQYSMNHEHCVGGPRGRFPCTQSPPHLGGHYKGRSGVHYPGGHGVCVAGGHCGSFPGAYTPRVCDRVSMDGFSQNENKNGFLCNTGGRMHLVCPMSKSPYVDPHKSGHEIWEEFSMSFTPAVKEVVEFAKRIPGFRDLSQHDQVNLLKAGTFEVLMVRFASLFDAKERTVTFLSGKKYSVDDLHSMGAGDLLNSMFEFSEKLNALQLSDEEMSLFTAVVLVSADRSGIENVNSVEALQETLIRALRTLIMKNHPNEASIFTKLLLKLPDLRSLNNMHSEELLAFKVHP from the coding sequence ATGGAGGTGAATGCGGGAGGTGTGATTGCCTACATCagttcttccagctcagcgtccAGCCCTGCCTCTTGTCACAGTGAGGGCTCCGAGAATAGTTTCCagtccacctcctcctctgtcccgTCTTCTCCAAACAGCACTAACTCTGATAGCAATGGGAACCCCAAAAATGGTGATCTCTCCAATATTGAAGGCATCCTGAAGAACGATCGAATAGATTGTTCTATGAAAACCAGCAAATCGAGCGCCCCTGGGCTGACAAAGAGTCACAGTGGAGTCACAAAATTCAGTGGCATGGTTCTCCTGTGTAAAGTCTGCGGGGACGTGGCCTCAGGATTCCACTACGGCGTTCATGCTTGTGAAGGCTGTAAGGGTTTTTTCCGGAGAAGCATTCAGCAAAACATTCAGTACAAGAAGTGCCTGAAGAATGAAAACTGCTCTATAATGAGAATGAATAGGAACAGATGCCAGCAGTGTCGCTTCAAAAAGTGTCTGTCTGTTGGAATGTCAAGAGATGCTGTTCGGTTTGGGCGAATTCCTAAGCGTGAAAAGCAGCGCATGCTGATCGAGATGCAGAGTGCCATGAGGACCATGATGGACAGCCAGCTCAGTGGTCGTTTGCACAGTGACCCTTTAGCAGACCACCATGAGCAGATCGCCTTGCCAGCCCAGGAACAACCGCGACCCAAACCCCAGCTGGAGCCAGACAACAGCAAAAGCTCTTCTCCCTCCTCCGATTTTGCGAAGGAGGAAGTGATCGGCATGGTAACCAGAGCGCACAAGGACACCTTCATGTATAATCAGGAGCCGCGCGAAAGCTCAGCGGAGACCTCGGCGCCGCCGCGAGAGCGGCTCCCTAAGAACCTGGAGCAGTACAGCATGAACCACGAGCACTGTGTGGGCGGGCCGCGCGGCCGCTTCCCTTGCACCCAGAGCCCGCCGCATCTCGGCGGACACTACAAGGGCCGGAGCGGCGTGCACTACCCCGGCGGGCACGGCGTCTGTGTGGCGGGCGGGCACTGCGGGAGCTTCCCCGGCGCTTATACTCCGCGAGTGTGTGATCGAGTTTCCATGGATGGGTTTTCTCAGAATGAGAACAAGAACGGTTTCCTGTGCAACACTGGCGGGAGAATGCACCTGGTTTGTCCGATGAGTAAGTCTCCGTACGTAGATCCTCATAAATCGGGGCATGAAATCTGGGAAGAATTTTCCATGAGCTTCACCCCAGCAGTGAAGGAAGTGGTGGAGTTTGCAAAGCGCATTCCTGGGTTCAGAGATCTCTCGCAGCATGACCAGGTCAACCTTTTAAAGGCTGGGACTTTTGAGGTTTTAATGGTACGGTTTGCGTCATTGTTTGATGCAAAGGAACGTACTGTCACCTTTTTAAGTGGAAAGAAGTATAGTGTGGATGATTTACACTCAATGGGAGCAGGGGATCTGCTAAACTCTATGTTTGAATTTAGTGAGAAGCTAAATGCCCTCCAACTTAGTGATGAAGAGATGAGTCTGTTTACAGCAGTTGTCCTGGTCTCTGCAGATCGATCAGGGATAGAAAACGTCAACTCCGTGGAGGCTTTGCAGGAAACGCTCATCCGCGCGCTAAGGACCTTAATAATGAAAAACCACCCAAACGAGGCCTCTATTTTTACAAAACTTCTCCTAAAGTTGCCAGATCTTCGCTCTTTAAACAACATGCACTCTGAGGAGCTCCTGGCCTTTAAAGTTCACCCCTGA